The Saccharopolyspora gloriosae genome has a segment encoding these proteins:
- a CDS encoding ABC transporter permease subunit has protein sequence MTATAKTAAPRLAVGSRPAFPYRSVSWATPVLILLLWEISARVGLLDVQMLPAPSTVLGTAAELTADGELPANLLASLYRAATGFAVGAITGLGLGLAVGLSRIAEALLDRGIQMIRAIPFLAMLPLVIVWFGIEESGKIFLIALGTAVPLYLNAVLGIRQIDPKLLELARVVGLGRVERIRWVVLPGALPSILSGLRLALTHSWLALVIAETMGADAGIGFMATNAREFLQTDVIVLVVVIYAVIGVACDLVTRLLERRLLRWNPSYARISA, from the coding sequence GTGACGGCGACCGCGAAGACCGCCGCACCCCGCCTCGCCGTCGGCAGCCGTCCGGCGTTCCCGTACCGCTCGGTGTCCTGGGCGACGCCCGTGCTGATCCTGCTGCTGTGGGAGATCAGCGCCCGCGTCGGCCTGCTCGACGTGCAGATGCTGCCCGCCCCCAGCACCGTCTTGGGCACCGCCGCCGAACTCACCGCCGACGGTGAGCTGCCTGCGAACCTGCTCGCGAGCCTGTACCGGGCCGCCACCGGCTTCGCGGTCGGCGCGATCACCGGCCTCGGCCTAGGCCTCGCAGTGGGGCTGTCCCGCATCGCCGAAGCGTTGCTGGACCGCGGAATCCAGATGATCCGCGCCATCCCGTTCCTGGCGATGCTGCCGTTGGTGATCGTGTGGTTCGGCATCGAGGAGAGCGGCAAGATCTTCCTTATCGCGCTGGGCACGGCGGTCCCGCTGTACCTCAACGCGGTGCTGGGAATCCGCCAGATCGACCCGAAACTGCTGGAGCTGGCGCGGGTGGTCGGGCTCGGCCGGGTCGAACGCATCCGCTGGGTGGTGCTGCCCGGCGCGCTGCCGTCGATCCTGTCCGGCCTGCGGCTCGCGCTGACGCATTCCTGGCTGGCGCTGGTGATCGCCGAGACGATGGGTGCCGACGCCGGAATCGGCTTCATGGCCACCAACGCCCGCGAATTCCTGCAGACGGATGTGATCGTGCTCGTCGTGGTGATCTACGCGGTGATCGGAGTGGCATGTGATCTGGTCACCAGACTCCTGGAACGCCGCCTCCTACGCTGGAATCCGAGTTATGCACGGATTTCGGCTTGA
- a CDS encoding acyl-CoA dehydrogenase family protein, with protein sequence MTRTDQELSPVARPARSAEGAPEFTAALGRIADRAAEHDRDGTFPHEAFEDLHRTGVLNLTVPTGSGGGGAGLAEVVPVVRAVGAADPSVALVLAMHLLNHADLRAPGNPWPEQVRRDVQDSSVAGVALINALRVEPDLGTPARGGLPATTAERTADGWALRGHKTYSTGIPGLRWLLVWARTDEPEPRVGAFLVPRDAGNYRIEQTWNHLGMRGTRSDDVIFEGTRISAEHAVDLNRPDAPGRNGGVLAAWNPVVLSAIYDGVARAARDWLVGYLNERVPANLGKPLASLPRFQQTVGRIEALLLSNGSLLDAAARAVDEGTQSSGQAGLTKHAVTTNAIRAVELGIELIGNPGLSRNNPIERHYRNVLCSRIHTPQDDTALTAAGTASLAV encoded by the coding sequence ATGACCCGCACCGACCAGGAACTCTCCCCGGTGGCCCGGCCGGCCCGATCCGCGGAGGGAGCACCGGAGTTCACGGCGGCGCTCGGGCGCATCGCCGACCGGGCCGCCGAGCACGACCGGGACGGCACCTTCCCGCACGAGGCGTTCGAAGACCTGCACCGCACGGGCGTCCTGAACCTCACCGTGCCCACCGGCTCCGGTGGCGGGGGCGCGGGACTCGCCGAGGTCGTGCCGGTGGTGCGGGCCGTCGGCGCCGCCGACCCGTCGGTGGCGCTGGTGCTGGCGATGCACCTGCTCAACCACGCCGATCTGCGCGCCCCCGGCAATCCCTGGCCCGAACAGGTGCGTCGCGACGTGCAGGACAGTTCGGTGGCCGGAGTGGCGCTGATCAACGCGTTGCGCGTCGAACCGGACCTGGGCACCCCCGCGCGCGGCGGCCTGCCCGCGACCACGGCCGAACGCACCGCCGACGGCTGGGCACTGCGCGGCCACAAGACCTACTCCACCGGCATCCCCGGCCTGCGGTGGCTGCTGGTGTGGGCGCGCACCGACGAACCCGAACCGCGAGTCGGCGCGTTCCTCGTACCGCGCGACGCCGGGAACTACCGGATCGAGCAGACCTGGAACCACCTCGGGATGCGCGGCACCCGCAGCGACGACGTGATCTTCGAAGGGACCCGGATCTCCGCCGAGCACGCCGTGGACCTCAACCGGCCGGACGCGCCGGGACGCAACGGTGGAGTGCTCGCCGCCTGGAATCCAGTGGTGCTCAGCGCGATCTACGACGGCGTGGCGCGCGCGGCCCGCGATTGGCTCGTCGGGTACCTCAACGAGCGAGTCCCGGCGAACCTGGGCAAGCCGTTGGCGAGCCTGCCGCGGTTCCAGCAGACCGTCGGGCGGATCGAGGCCCTGCTGCTGAGCAATGGTTCGCTGCTGGACGCCGCCGCGCGGGCCGTCGACGAAGGGACACAATCCAGCGGCCAGGCCGGACTTACCAAACACGCCGTCACGACGAATGCGATTCGGGCGGTGGAACTCGGTATCGAACTCATCGGGAATCCGGGCCTTTCCCGGAACAACCCGATCGAGCGACACTACCGGAACGTGTTGTGCAGCCGGATTCACACCCCGCAGGACGACACCGCGCTCACTGCTGCCGGTACCGCTTCACTTGCCGTCTGA
- a CDS encoding molybdopterin-dependent oxidoreductase gives MNGWRNTTSHWGAYRARLGPDGALEVAPHPADPAPSELLGNVATATRHETRVARPAIRRGWLENGPGPSDRRGREEFVEVGWDTALDLVATELRRVRERHGNRAIFGGSYGWASAGRFHHAQSQLHRFLNTIGGYTASRNSYSLGTSLVLLPHLVGDADTYLRRADGWDTIRRNTDLVVAFGGLPPKNVSVTPGGVTRHTSSEVLADWDRSEVDLAVISPLATDLPRSERARWIRVRPATDVALMLGLAHTLLTEGLHDQEFLDRCTTGFDEFAGYLLGNGGPARDAEWASALCGVPAEDIRALARRMAAGRTLITVSWSLQRIEHGEQPVWTGLALAAMLGDIGLPGGGFGHGYGSIGDVGDTGPLLPLPTLPQGANPVSEFIPVARISDLLLHPGEEFDYDGRRLTYPDIRAVYWAGGNPFHHHQDLNRLRRAFTRPDTVIVHEPHWTATARHADVVLPVTTTLEREDIGGGRRDTHLLAMHRILDSVGEARDDHDVFAALADRLGARAEFTENRTPREWLAHLYGQWRDALAGEGHDVPSFEEFWTAGELVLPARAQSTPLAEFRADPRSRPLATPSGRIELFSADIAGFGLPDMPGHPVWREPVDGLDHARFPLHLIAHQPRTRLHGQGDVGAVSQAAKIHGREPIVLHPDDAAARGIADGTVVRVFNDRGACLAGARLTADVLPGVVVLATGAWYDPVDDPAQPGGSLCVHGNPNVLTADRPTSALSQGCSGQQTRVDVEPFDTEPPPPSYSRPPRLVPEQEGTR, from the coding sequence ATGAACGGCTGGCGGAACACGACCTCGCACTGGGGCGCCTACCGCGCCCGGCTCGGCCCCGACGGCGCGCTCGAGGTCGCCCCGCACCCGGCGGACCCGGCACCGTCGGAACTGCTCGGCAACGTCGCGACCGCCACCCGGCACGAAACGCGCGTCGCCCGCCCCGCGATCCGCCGCGGCTGGCTGGAGAACGGACCGGGACCGTCGGACCGGCGCGGCCGGGAGGAGTTCGTCGAGGTCGGCTGGGACACCGCGCTCGACCTCGTCGCCACCGAGCTGCGCCGAGTCCGCGAACGCCACGGCAACCGGGCGATCTTCGGCGGCTCCTACGGCTGGGCCAGCGCGGGCCGGTTCCACCACGCGCAGAGCCAGCTGCACCGGTTCCTCAACACCATCGGCGGTTACACGGCCTCCCGGAACTCCTACAGCCTCGGCACCTCCCTGGTGCTGCTGCCGCACCTGGTGGGCGACGCCGACACCTACCTGCGGCGGGCCGACGGCTGGGACACCATCCGCAGGAACACCGACCTGGTCGTCGCGTTCGGCGGGCTGCCGCCGAAGAACGTCTCCGTCACGCCAGGCGGAGTCACCCGGCACACCAGCTCCGAAGTCCTCGCCGACTGGGACCGCTCGGAAGTGGACCTGGCCGTGATCAGTCCACTGGCCACCGACCTGCCCCGCTCCGAACGGGCGCGCTGGATCCGGGTTCGCCCCGCCACCGACGTCGCGCTGATGCTGGGGCTCGCGCACACCCTGCTCACCGAAGGGCTGCACGACCAGGAGTTCCTGGACCGCTGCACCACCGGATTCGACGAGTTCGCGGGCTACCTGCTCGGCAACGGCGGCCCGGCACGGGACGCGGAATGGGCGAGCGCGCTGTGCGGCGTGCCCGCCGAGGACATCCGCGCCCTCGCCCGCCGGATGGCGGCCGGGCGCACGCTGATCACCGTCAGCTGGTCGCTGCAACGCATCGAGCACGGCGAGCAGCCGGTGTGGACGGGACTGGCGCTGGCCGCGATGCTCGGCGACATCGGCCTGCCCGGCGGGGGTTTCGGCCACGGCTACGGCTCCATCGGCGATGTCGGCGACACCGGTCCGCTGCTACCCCTGCCGACCCTGCCGCAAGGCGCCAACCCGGTCTCGGAGTTCATTCCCGTGGCCCGAATCTCCGACCTGCTGCTGCACCCCGGCGAGGAGTTCGACTACGACGGGCGGCGGCTGACCTACCCGGACATCCGCGCGGTGTACTGGGCGGGCGGCAACCCGTTCCACCACCACCAGGACCTCAACCGGTTGCGCCGCGCGTTCACCAGGCCCGACACGGTGATCGTGCACGAGCCGCACTGGACGGCCACCGCGCGGCACGCGGACGTGGTGCTGCCGGTGACGACCACGCTGGAACGCGAGGACATCGGCGGCGGGCGGCGCGACACCCACCTGCTCGCGATGCACCGGATCCTGGACTCCGTCGGGGAGGCGCGCGACGATCACGACGTGTTCGCCGCGCTGGCCGACCGGCTCGGCGCACGAGCGGAGTTCACCGAGAACCGGACTCCGCGGGAATGGCTCGCGCACCTGTACGGGCAGTGGCGTGACGCGCTCGCCGGGGAAGGCCACGACGTGCCGTCGTTCGAGGAATTCTGGACGGCCGGAGAACTGGTGCTTCCCGCGCGGGCGCAGTCCACACCGCTCGCCGAGTTCCGGGCCGACCCGCGCTCCCGGCCCCTCGCCACGCCCAGCGGGCGCATCGAACTGTTCTCCGCGGACATCGCCGGATTCGGCCTGCCGGACATGCCCGGGCATCCGGTGTGGCGCGAACCGGTGGACGGCCTCGACCACGCCCGGTTCCCGCTGCACCTGATCGCGCACCAGCCGCGCACCCGGTTGCACGGTCAAGGCGACGTCGGCGCCGTCAGCCAAGCCGCCAAGATCCACGGCCGCGAACCGATCGTGCTGCACCCCGACGACGCCGCCGCTCGAGGCATCGCCGACGGGACGGTGGTGCGCGTGTTCAACGACCGCGGCGCCTGCCTCGCGGGAGCCCGGCTCACCGCGGACGTGCTGCCCGGAGTGGTCGTGCTCGCCACCGGAGCCTGGTACGACCCCGTAGACGACCCGGCGCAGCCCGGCGGCTCACTGTGCGTGCACGGCAACCCGAACGTCCTCACCGCCGACCGGCCGACCTCCGCGCTGTCGCAAGGCTGCTCCGGGCAGCAGACGAGGGTGGACGTCGAACCCTTCGACACCGAACCACCGCCGCCGAGCTACTCGCGTCCACCGCGGCTCGTCCCCGAACAGGAAGGCACCCGATGA
- a CDS encoding NrtA/SsuA/CpmA family ABC transporter substrate-binding protein has product MNHERVIGRRSVLGALGLTALAPSLAACAGGAGSGGAEAGKVRLTHGPISVPKIRGTLARTLRQQGITAEWVGPFANHAPSMQAVVGGSADFSFGGSTTPADQAILSGADLVYLAWATAEPRTSAVLARKDSGIRAVPDLAGRSVAVNKAGLGEFLLVAALEKHGVPRESVNVVYMNPPEASAAFGSGQIDAWSIWQGFREIAEEEYGATPIFVEGDELDFQIDFTSFLVRRDYAERNADAIRAVIRAYQDEYEWQNANYAESLRIGNAVSNYPQPVLERMARNNVQTKLSFINDEGIAQLQRGADWLSERDILSGPIDIAEHSVRL; this is encoded by the coding sequence GTGAACCACGAGCGTGTGATCGGGCGTCGTTCGGTGCTGGGCGCCCTGGGGTTGACGGCGTTGGCGCCGTCGCTGGCGGCCTGCGCCGGGGGAGCCGGGTCAGGTGGGGCCGAGGCCGGGAAGGTGCGGCTCACGCACGGGCCGATCTCGGTGCCGAAGATCCGCGGGACGCTGGCGCGAACCCTGCGACAGCAGGGGATCACGGCCGAATGGGTCGGGCCGTTCGCCAACCACGCGCCGAGCATGCAGGCCGTCGTCGGCGGCAGCGCCGACTTCAGCTTCGGCGGCAGCACGACTCCCGCCGACCAGGCCATCCTCTCCGGCGCGGACCTGGTGTACCTGGCGTGGGCGACGGCAGAGCCGCGCACCTCCGCCGTGCTCGCCCGCAAGGACTCCGGGATCCGCGCGGTACCGGACCTCGCCGGCCGATCCGTTGCGGTGAACAAGGCGGGACTCGGGGAGTTCCTGCTGGTCGCCGCGCTGGAAAAGCACGGTGTGCCCCGCGAATCGGTGAACGTCGTGTACATGAACCCGCCGGAGGCCAGCGCCGCGTTCGGCTCCGGGCAGATCGACGCCTGGTCGATCTGGCAAGGATTCCGCGAGATCGCCGAAGAGGAGTACGGCGCCACGCCCATCTTCGTGGAGGGCGACGAGCTGGACTTCCAGATCGACTTCACCAGCTTCCTCGTCCGCCGCGACTACGCCGAACGCAACGCCGACGCGATCCGTGCGGTGATCCGCGCCTACCAAGACGAATACGAGTGGCAGAACGCCAACTACGCCGAATCGCTGCGCATCGGCAACGCCGTGTCGAACTACCCGCAGCCCGTGCTGGAGCGGATGGCGCGCAACAACGTGCAGACGAAGCTGTCGTTCATCAACGACGAGGGCATCGCCCAGTTGCAGCGCGGCGCGGACTGGTTGTCCGAACGGGACATCCTCAGCGGCCCGATCGACATCGCCGAGCACTCCGTGCGGCTGTGA
- a CDS encoding putative leader peptide: MVKAIQRLVTRRHVDLRRHASALCRR; this comes from the coding sequence GTGGTGAAGGCGATTCAGCGGCTCGTGACGCGTCGGCACGTCGACTTGCGGCGGCACGCGAGCGCGCTGTGTCGGCGCTGA
- a CDS encoding ABC transporter ATP-binding protein: MSTTDSEPAVRVRGLVRRFGTRTVLHDLGLDVRRGEFVALIGKSGCGKTTLLRLLAGLDAPDGGTITAPPERMVVFQEHRLLPWRRVWRNVVIGLRGARARDDAARALAEVGLEQHLDSWPATLSGGEAQRVALARALVREPKLLLLDEPFAALDALTRIRMHALVRRLVAAHRPAVLLVTHDVDEAVLLADRVVVMRDGLLAADHRVDLATTGDRSDPEFTRLRETLLTELGVTETGEQIPTPAEPAPSSTELHRAAP; encoded by the coding sequence ATGAGCACCACCGATTCCGAACCCGCCGTGCGCGTGCGCGGACTGGTCCGCCGATTCGGCACCCGCACCGTGCTGCACGACCTGGGCCTGGACGTGCGGCGCGGCGAGTTCGTCGCGCTCATCGGCAAGAGCGGCTGCGGCAAGACGACGCTGCTGCGGCTGCTGGCCGGGCTCGACGCCCCCGACGGCGGCACGATCACGGCGCCACCGGAGCGCATGGTCGTGTTCCAGGAGCACCGGCTGCTGCCGTGGCGGCGGGTGTGGCGCAACGTCGTGATCGGACTGCGCGGTGCGCGAGCGCGCGACGACGCGGCCCGCGCGCTGGCGGAGGTCGGGCTCGAACAGCACCTGGACTCCTGGCCCGCGACGCTCTCCGGCGGTGAGGCGCAACGCGTGGCGCTCGCTCGCGCGCTGGTGCGGGAACCGAAGCTGTTGCTGCTCGACGAACCGTTCGCCGCGCTGGACGCGCTGACCCGCATCCGGATGCACGCATTGGTGCGCCGCCTCGTCGCGGCACACCGGCCCGCCGTGCTGCTGGTGACCCACGACGTGGACGAGGCGGTGCTGCTGGCCGACCGGGTGGTGGTGATGCGCGACGGACTCCTCGCCGCCGATCACCGCGTCGACCTCGCCACCACCGGTGATCGCTCCGACCCGGAGTTCACCAGGCTGCGCGAGACGCTCCTGACCGAACTCGGCGTCACCGAGACCGGCGAGCAGATCCCGACCCCGGCAGAGCCCGCGCCGTCGTCCACCGAGCTCCACCGGGCCGCGCCGTGA